In Cystobacter ferrugineus, the following proteins share a genomic window:
- the sinK gene encoding hybrid histidine protein kinase/response regulator SinK, whose protein sequence is MDTPAPLALLLQALEAGDLRAARAAAAELQRTAGQGSTQLAAEVLHELRQPLLGVKAYTQMLTEEIGSRGALRQMLAQVERMEQIISDFTRLASERPAPQQAVSLVTHVQAAVRAFSLNPDSARIHLEVEVREELTVNGNGRLLEQLALNLLNNARDAVTGRGLVKVVLTHEDRAPVMYVADWGRGIPDAVRPRLFEPYVTGSKRGTGLGLAVCRRIAQEHHAQLDLVPPSVLSLQPAPTTVFRVRFPPPEPAPTALPAPAPLAPSPAPATVRRRLLVVDDEEIIRSVFKDLMSRECEVLEAAHAEEALAHLERGRVDLILTDKNLPGLSGLELARRARQFDPHSRIILMTGYPSLVTAQEALELGLLDYLLKPFDDIREVRVRLREALHGAAPLPRGLRPGNRRVDVLEDSPASARRLTEALALLGLEARVLATAPTEPLAEPPAAVVVSWDLAVAHGRQALALARQLGQGAPFVVLAEYLSQETMLESLRAGASGCLPREMETPELSRELSRLLHAA, encoded by the coding sequence ATGGACACCCCGGCCCCGCTCGCGCTTCTGCTCCAGGCCCTGGAGGCCGGCGACCTGCGGGCCGCCAGGGCCGCCGCCGCGGAGTTGCAACGCACCGCCGGTCAAGGCTCCACCCAGCTCGCCGCCGAGGTGCTGCACGAGCTGCGTCAGCCGTTGCTCGGCGTGAAGGCCTATACCCAGATGCTCACCGAGGAGATCGGCTCCCGCGGCGCCCTGCGGCAGATGCTCGCCCAGGTGGAGCGGATGGAGCAGATCATCTCCGACTTCACGCGTCTGGCCAGCGAGCGCCCCGCGCCCCAACAAGCCGTGTCGCTGGTGACGCACGTGCAGGCCGCCGTGCGCGCCTTCTCCCTCAACCCCGACTCCGCGCGCATCCACCTCGAGGTGGAGGTCCGCGAGGAGCTCACCGTCAACGGCAATGGCCGGCTGTTGGAGCAGCTCGCCCTCAACCTCCTCAACAACGCGCGCGACGCGGTGACGGGGCGCGGGCTGGTGAAGGTGGTGCTCACGCACGAGGACCGCGCGCCGGTGATGTACGTGGCCGACTGGGGCCGGGGCATCCCGGACGCCGTGCGCCCCCGCCTCTTCGAGCCCTATGTGACGGGCAGCAAGCGCGGCACGGGGCTCGGGCTCGCGGTGTGCCGCCGCATCGCGCAGGAGCACCACGCCCAGCTCGATCTCGTCCCGCCCTCGGTGCTGTCCCTCCAGCCCGCCCCCACCACCGTCTTCCGTGTCCGCTTCCCTCCCCCGGAGCCGGCACCCACCGCGCTCCCGGCGCCCGCGCCCCTCGCGCCCTCCCCCGCCCCGGCCACCGTCCGCCGCCGCCTGCTGGTGGTGGATGACGAGGAGATCATCCGCAGCGTCTTCAAGGACTTGATGAGCCGGGAGTGCGAGGTGCTCGAGGCGGCCCACGCCGAGGAGGCCCTCGCGCACCTGGAGCGCGGGCGCGTGGACCTCATCCTCACCGACAAGAACCTGCCGGGCCTGTCGGGCCTGGAGCTCGCGCGACGTGCCCGCCAGTTCGATCCCCACTCCCGCATCATCCTCATGACGGGCTACCCCTCGCTCGTGACGGCCCAGGAGGCGCTCGAGCTCGGACTGCTCGACTACCTGCTCAAGCCCTTCGACGACATCCGCGAGGTGCGCGTCCGGCTGCGCGAGGCCCTCCACGGCGCCGCCCCGCTCCCCAGGGGACTGCGCCCCGGCAACCGCCGCGTGGACGTACTCGAGGACAGCCCCGCCTCCGCGCGACGGCTCACCGAGGCGCTCGCCCTGCTGGGGTTGGAGGCCCGGGTGCTGGCCACCGCCCCCACCGAGCCTCTCGCGGAGCCCCCCGCCGCCGTGGTGGTGAGCTGGGACCTCGCCGTCGCCCATGGGCGGCAGGCCCTCGCCCTCGCCAGACAGCTCGGCCAGGGGGCGCCCTTCGTGGTGCTCGCCGAGTACCTCTCCCAGGAGACCATGCTGGAGTCGCTGCGCGCCGGCGCCTCCGGGTGCCTGCCCCGGGAAATGGAGACACCGGAGCTCAGCCGCGAGCTGTCCCGCCTGCTCCACGCCGCCTGA